In the Engraulis encrasicolus isolate BLACKSEA-1 chromosome 9, IST_EnEncr_1.0, whole genome shotgun sequence genome, one interval contains:
- the cdv3 gene encoding protein CDV3 homolog, producing the protein MADVATNAPPEKSLDDFFAKRDKKKKKEKGKGKESGAGPAPAAASVKAKPKKEKEKSTKNENPDAQIEKEDEEWKEFEQKEVDYSGLRLQALQVSDEKEEEEGYEKEEVGEDGEIILVSGDKVSGPWNKSGAPPPAAAAPVVEEPEVVESKPAGVYRPPGARLTTTTKRGPAAGPPEIFSDTQFPSLQSSAKHVETRKDRETERTFEVVKHKTRTREEGGGASLQQLQLDNQYAILGDK; encoded by the exons ATGGCGGATGTCGCAACAAATGCTCCTCCGGAGAAGAGTCTGGATGACTTCTTTGCCAAGCGggataaaaagaagaagaaagaaaaaggcaaAGGAAAGGAGTCGGGAGCTGGGCCAGCACCGGCGGCGGCCTCTGTGAAAGCCAAGcccaaaaaggaaaaagagaagtcTACAAAAAATGAAAACCCAGACGCCCAAATAGAGAAG GAGGATGAGGAGTGGAAGGAGTTTGAGCAGAAGGAAGTGGACTACAGTGGCCTCAGGCTGCAGGCCCTCCAGGTCAG cgatgagaaggaggaggaagaagggtatgagaaggaggaggtgggggaggacggGGAGATCATCCTGGTTAGCGGAGACAAGGTGTCTGGGCCCTGGAACAAGTCTGGCGCCCCCCCTCCAGCAGCTGCCGCTCCCGTTG ttgaagAGCCCGAGGTGGTGGAGTCGAAGCCCGCGGGCGTGTACCGTCCCCCTGGGGCCCGCCTGACGACCACCACCAAGAGGGGCCCCGCCGCTGGGCCCCCCGAGATCTTCAGCGACACCCAGTTCCCCTCACTGCAGTCCTCCGCCAAACACGTGGAGACTCgcaa ggaCCGAGAGACGGAGAGGACCTTCGAGGTGGTGAAGCACAAGACCCGTACCCGGGAGGAGGGAGGCGGGGCTTCCCTGCAGCAGCTGCAGCTAGACAACCAGTACGCCATCCTGGGGGACAAGTAA